In Bos indicus isolate NIAB-ARS_2022 breed Sahiwal x Tharparkar chromosome 10, NIAB-ARS_B.indTharparkar_mat_pri_1.0, whole genome shotgun sequence, the DNA window aaaggctCTTCTGAGGAAAGACAATTTGAGTTGTCGCTCACTCTCCCATTCTATACAATAATAAACCAATACTCACAGACCTTCCCAAGGTGAAATAACCAGGAAATAGTAGAATCAGGTCCTAACCTAGGCAGACTGGCTCTAGTatccatgattttttttatttttttaaatcactgctgTTCTTGAACTGGTTGCAGAAGAGCAATAAGGACAGCACGTCAGTGGGTCATACTTGGGGAGGGACAGTAACAGGAAATGGTGCAGGAGAGACAGGCCTGACAGGATCCTGTAGAATCCTGTGTATCACACCATGTAGTCTGCACATTTTGCTAAGTGTGGTGGGGACCATTAGTGGGTTTCCAACAAGTGGTGACTTTCTATCCACTGCCTTGCAGAATCCTTCAGTCTTTAATGTGTAATGAGAGCAGTATTCGGGGCCTGCGTCAGAGAAAATCTGCAAGTGCTTTGAATGGTCCCTTCTACCAGGAATATGAGGATCTGGGTGATGGCAGTGCTGGGTACAAGGAGAACTCCAAGTTCCAAGATACCCACAGCAACTCTCATTACTATGTCTTCTTTGAGGAGCAAGAAGATGAGATCATCGGTTTTGGCCAACAGCTCAAAAACCCCCAGGAGGAGACCCTGCAGGCCTTTGACAGCCATTACGACTATACCGTGTGTGGGGGCAGTGAGGACATGGTGTGTACCCCCAAGTCGGATGAGTTCAACCCCTGTGAGGACATCATGGGCTACAAGTTCCTGAGAATCGTGGTGTGGTTTGTGAGTCTGCTGGCTCTCCTGGGCAACGTCTTCGTCCTGGTCATCCTCCTCACGAGCCACTACAAGCTGACCGTCCCACGCTTCCTCATGTGCAACCTGGCCTTTGCAGACTTCTGCATGGGGTTGTATCTGCTCCTCATCGCCTCCGTAGACCTCTACACTCAGTCTGAGTACTACAACCATGCCATTGACTGGCAGACAGGCCCTGGCTGCAACACAGCTGGCTTCTTCACCGTCTTTGCCAGCGAGTTGTCTGTGTACACGCTGACGGTCATCACCTTGGAGCGCTGGCACGCCATCACCTTCGCCATGCGCCTGGACCGCAAGATCCGCCTCTGGCACGCCTACGTCATCATGCTGGGGGGCTGGGTTTGCTGCTTCCTGCTCGCCCTGCTCCCTTTGGTGGGAATAAGCAGCTATGCCAAGGTCAGCATCTGCCTGCCCATGGACACCGAGACTCCTCTTGCCCTGGCGTACATTATCCTTGTTCTGTTACTCAACATCATTGCCTTTATCATCGTCTGTGCCTGTTACGTGAAGATCTACATCACAGTCCGAAATCCCCACTACAACCCAGGGGACAAAGATACCAGAATTGCCAAAAGGATGGCTGTGTTGATCTTCACTGACTTCATGTGCATGGCCCCAATCTCTTTCTACGCTCTGTCGGCCCTTATGAACAAGCCTCTCATCACCGTTACCAATTCCAAAATCTTGCTGGTCCTCTTCTACCCACTTAACTCCTGTGCCAATCCATTCCTCTATGCCATTTTCACCAAAGCCTTCCAGAGGGATGTGTTTATGCTGCTCAGCAAGTTTGGCATCTGTAAACGCCAGGCTCAGGCATACCGGGGTCAGAGAGTTTCTCCAAAGAACAGCACTGGTATTCAGGTCCAAAAGGTTCCCCCAGATGTGAGGCAGAGTCTCCCCAATGTGCAGGATGACTATGAGCTGCTTGAAAACTCTCACCTAACCCCAAAGCAGCAGGACCAAACCTCAAAAGAGTATAAGCAAACAGTTTTGTAAGTGGTACAAGGACTTAGGCTGGTTTTTTGAGCATCATTCCAACCATCGACACAACACGTGGCTGATCTAATCTGTAGATAATGTTTATGTCTGGAGAGGGACTAGCAGTAACCTAATCATTGCCTCCAAGAAGGAAGAGAGGCAACCGGCGTGTCTGAATTCCAGgtgatatcacagtaatccatacTTCCTGGAAGATTTACTGGATGTTAAGTGCAGTGATGACACTGTGTAAAATGCTTAATACATATCAACTGAGCCATGTTGACATTGTGCTTTCTCACTTTTATATAGCATTTCATACTAAAGATTTAGCAAATGGCAAATGCTATTAACTTGGTTGGTGACCACAAGATAAAACTGACTCCGTGTTGGTTCAGTTCAATTTCACGCTCATTGATACAACCCAAGAGAGTTTGATTTTCACGAAACTGAAACGTCCAAGAGGACATCATACAAGGAACAGCCGTTTTGACACATGAAGGAGAGGAgaaggctttgttttttttttctgactctgaAACGTAATCATCTCTTCACAAGAATCTACCTGATGGGAACCAACTGTTGCCTGGGAAAACTGGCAAGATTTCAGCTGTTGTGGCTGAGCAAACTAAGAAGTGCTCTTCTTGGCCAGTCTTCTGGCATTAAAAACATGCATTTTAGAAAGTATTTCTAAATGGCAAGTGGGAATTATGAGCTGGGCATTCTAGATCACTTGCTTATTAATAAAGCAGGCTGGACATCCATTTACTGTTGGACCTTGGCCAACTTACTGGGCCTCTGCAGTCTGTAGAAATGAAGGAGCTTAACGGCCTCTTCCAGTTTTAAAACTCCATGGATAACCCTCCCCCTCAAAACATAGGTTGCcatgaggaagagagagaaaaacaataaggAAGCAGAATCTGTTTTTCCCATCTTTCAGcactgccatctccttctctttgGAGCCTAGACATGTGACCcaggaaatgttttctttgtttcattttttggttATGATCTGAACCAGAAATTCTAGTAAATGACCAACATATCAAGCTGGCTCTGAATCACTCATCTAATTCCTAGACCTACACAGCTATCATTATCAGGCCAAAAGCAGGCGGATACACACAgtataatgaataaataacataaaaggtGGTTTTTGCAAATGCTGGTTAGTTACTACTTCACTGTGAAAATTCACTTGAAACATTTAACTTGTCTTCGGGGATTGGCTAAGTAAAGAAATACGATACAACACTAAAACAATCAAGACAGGTTTCTTCTCTCTGAAACTGTCAGCTTTTTCCAATCTTGTTGACCACTGGACATTAAAGTCTATATTCCCCAACAGTGCTCCCTTACTTAATATGGACAGGATTTTTATCACAGATGTATTCTCCAGGTTATCTGTCAAGACAGCCCCTTAATTTCATTCTAAGCAGAGACAGCATTTGCTTCTCAGTGCTCATGAAGCACACTATGGATTAAAACCACAGCATgaattaaaatcttttgttaaGTCTGTGGAGCAGGGTTGGTGGGCCCAATGGGCCCCCAGAGATGGTGACCCTGACTCACCTGGAATCTCTCAATAGCCATACACATTCCTGATTATCATTGAGATGTGGATTAGACATTTCAGTAGAAATGATATACACACCTAAAGTCATGACTTATTCACAAATTAATTGTAACTAATGAAATTAAACAAATGTGTTACCTTTGACTTGTGCTTTTCATCTGTGACATCTTGAAACATCACATTCTGATAATGTTTTACCTTGAGTAGTTGAAATAATACATTCCTAGAAAAAGTAACTTCTACAGATTTGTTGCTAAAGTTTGCATTTGTGACATGAAGTAAATTTTCTTCCTGTGTGCTGAGTCCTaaagtatttcttttataatCTGTGAGCTAAAACTAAAGACAGGAAAACATTGGGTAATAAATCTGTCAGGCGAGTGTgtgctcctcggttctgtctcatcacaacaaagatttggagcgacggacattaaagccctcagcgcatcacagctctcgggtcttggacaaacgtgttatagctcttagacgaatcagtgttacagctctgttttatttagaagatagcaggagaatccatcctcaaagcgtgagggcatgccaacccaaagacacAAAAAAGAAGAGTGGATGAGCGCACCAGTGtgtaggggagagagagagccctttggctcctctttttatatgtttttccctccccctgggcctgccctatgcaaattgggctagccaggagtgctgtcgGAAagggcaatggcactccactccagtactgttacctggaaaatctcatggacggaggggcctggtgggctgcagtccatgcggtcacgaagagttggacatgactgagcaacttcactttcacttttcactttcatgcactggagaagcaaatggcaacccactccagtgttcttgcctggagaatcccagggacggcgggagcctggtgggctgctgtctgtggggtctcacagagttggacacaactgaagtgacttagcagcagcagcagcagaagtgctgtttgttctatCTGAAGTTctcactccggtcctcagaccttcctttgacctttctttgttctattttcacgggcttttctctaccttgtcttttagccaccgccattttagACTCCTGttttctattctaactacctaataaATCCATATCAAAAAATTATTGACTACGAATAACTTAAGTATAACATTGTATCTTGGTTGTAAATGGTCTTTATGTGAAAAAATTTACTCAtggtaaaataaattatgattcACTGACACGCAATGACatctaagagaaaaaaatgattggTATTTACCCTTGGAATTTATATAGtgctctgtggctcagctggtaaagaatctgcctgcaatgtgggagacctgggttcaattcctgggttgggaagatcccctgaagaggggaatggctacccactccagtattctggtctggagaattccatggacagaggagcctggcaggctacaatccatggggtcacaaagagtcagccacaactgagcaactttcagtaaGCAATGAAGACGCTATgtgttagacactcagtcatgtctcactcttcgggaccccatggactgtggcccaccaggctgctctgtccatgggtttctccaggcaagaatactgcagtgggttgccattcccttctccaggggatctttctgacccagggatcaaacctgggtctcccacattacaggcagattctttaccacctaagccacccggCTAGCCCTTAATGAAGATAATACATCTATTAATACAAGACCTGGTCAGAGTTAGTTTAACTTGGTAACTACCTAAATATTTCAGCTATCTAAATGTGGAACCAAGTCATAAAGACAAATAGCCTCAGGTCAGTCACACAGATGTCACAAAATTCATGCCCTAAGGTTTGTACATGTTGCTCAAAGGAGTTTCTCAAAAATCTCTCAAAGTTTGACTCTTGCTCAATGGATAATCTGCTACATATCAGAAGCAGCTGATTAGAAGAGTCTATTACAAGGCAGCACCATGATAGTCTCAATATAGTAAAAGCGAGGGCAAGAAGATAAAACTGAATCGttagaattaaaaacaataactGTGTGGGAAAAAATAATCCTGTTTGAAGtctttgaagaaaaaattataacACAGTGGACTGATTCTCATTCATTCTAAATACCTAAATAGACAGGAAAAACTTGGTAGCAATGCACTGTTTCAAAAGATATAAAGTTCCAACTCAAAGTGGTGAACAAGGCCTGGGATCTATCAACCTTCCTTTTCCAAATTTCACTGAAATGAtagtgagaaaatataaaatgagatcaAACCGAAACTGTATTGTGAACAGGAGAAATGGTACCAACAACACACCCAAGGCTTTGATCACTCTCCGAAAGATGGAAAATTTCTGGCCTTGAGTTGATGGATGACTTAGGGTGCAGAAGGTCACAGCCTAGAACTCATTCACAGGATAAGGCTGGAGCAGTggaaggatgggcttccctgcaGAGTCCCAAGAGACCCCCAGGTCTGGAAGTCACAGGTCTAAGAGGCGACTTATGTAATTAATTGCAAGTCCATCTCATCTGGCCCCTCCCATCCCCTCTCATTCCATTTAGTTAGAACAACTGACATATTCAGGGTTCTGCCCAGGTTGAAATCAAGAAACTGATTGTAAAGAAAGTGAATGTTCAGTGTAGATAGGGCTAAGTTTCTGGTCCGGGGCGGGGGGCAGGAAGCAGAGAACTGAACTCACTTGCCCACTTCCTCCCTCACATTGTTAAGTGAAGCCGGGTCATTGATGCAAAGGTATCAATATCAGTGCCCAGCCAGGGAAAGGTGGAGAGAGATCTACATCATTTGCTGACATGAACCATCTTCTTTCtttaatcaaaaattaaaaatgaaccaCAATAATTACCAGACATTTGAGAAAAATGAAGTGCATAtcaatagcacacacacacacaaagaccaaATTGAACAAACAGAACATTTCTCCAGAAAAGTCTGTTCAGAAACacggtattatttttaaatttctaattaataATATCAGATAAATTTACTAATCAAAAGCAAGAAGGAGTTTTGGCAAATTTAGAATAGGATTGCTGAAGCAAGAGCTTTAACAGAATGACTAGGAGCTAAAGTAGAAGAACTCTAGAAtgttcaacaaataaataaagatatgaaATATCTGACAAAAGTTGAAAGATATAGAAGATCAGCCTCAAAGTCCAACATAAGTATAATAGTTTtagagaaaatatacaaaatgtaatAATAACCAGAGCCACAGAAGAAGAAAACTTCTTGAGCAGATTGACAGTGTCTCCTTAGTACTACGGGGATGGATAAAAAAGACTCACATGTGGAACAGTCCATATAAAGTATCAGAACACCAAAAGTAAAAGAGGGATCTAAATGTTggagaataaatgaagaaagatataggaaaaaaaaaaaaaaaagtcaggtattataaaaaaaattaacaagtagttgctgctgctaagtcacttcaattgtgtccgactctgtgcaaccccatagacggcagcccaccaggctcctttgtcccagggattctccaggcaagaatactggagtgggttaccatctccttctccaatcagAGTGACGTTTAATTCAAGTTAACATCATCATATACTAGAGGACGTGATGCAACGTTTTCAATGCCTTGGGAAAAAGTGTTTTAAATCCAGGATcctatactgctgctaagtcgcttcagtcatgtccgactctgtgcgaccccatagacggcagcccaccgggctcccctgtccctgggattctccaggcaagaacactggagtgggttgccatttccttctccaatgcatgaaagtgaaaagtgaaagtgaagtcactcagtcgtgtccgactcttcgtgaccccatggactgcagcctaccaggctcccccgtccatgggattttccaggcaagagtactggagtggggtgccatcgccttaccCAGTCGAATTTTCATCCAAGTATAAGGGCAAAATAATGACATGTTTATATAGCAAGTACCTGGAAGGTTACTTATGTCAGATAAATTATTCAAAACTTGGAATTAAGCaaaaagataacttttttttttttttttggtgtgttttcagTGCAGTGCTGGGCTTGACTTCCTATTGTTAAGGCAATTTGCAACTTGATAAGGACAGAGGTTAACTTGTCTAGATGATCTTTATTGACAGAGATTCAACCAACTTCTGCATGATTTGTGGACCCGCTGAATGTTAACCAGTTTTGTATCTAACCCAGCAGTTTTA includes these proteins:
- the TSHR gene encoding thyrotropin receptor isoform X1, which gives rise to MRPTPLLRLALFLVLPSSLGGERCPSPPCECRQEDDFRVTCKDIQSIPSLPPSTQTLKFIETHLKTIPSRAFSNLPNISRIYLSIDATLQQLESHSFYNLSKVTHIEIRNTRSLTYIDSGALKELPLLKFLGIFNTGLRVFPDLTKIYSTDVFFILEITDNPYMTSIPANAFQGLCNETLTLKLYNNGFTSIQGHAFNGTKLDAVYLNKNKYLTVIGQDAFAGVYSGPTLLDISYTSVAALPSKGLEHLKELIARNTWTLRKLPLSLSFLHLTRADLSYPSHCCAFKNQKKIRGILQSLMCNESSIRGLRQRKSASALNGPFYQEYEDLGDGSAGYKENSKFQDTHSNSHYYVFFEEQEDEIIGFGQQLKNPQEETLQAFDSHYDYTVCGGSEDMVCTPKSDEFNPCEDIMGYKFLRIVVWFVSLLALLGNVFVLVILLTSHYKLTVPRFLMCNLAFADFCMGLYLLLIASVDLYTQSEYYNHAIDWQTGPGCNTAGFFTVFASELSVYTLTVITLERWHAITFAMRLDRKIRLWHAYVIMLGGWVCCFLLALLPLVGISSYAKVSICLPMDTETPLALAYIILVLLLNIIAFIIVCACYVKIYITVRNPHYNPGDKDTRIAKRMAVLIFTDFMCMAPISFYALSALMNKPLITVTNSKILLVLFYPLNSCANPFLYAIFTKAFQRDVFMLLSKFGICKRQAQAYRGQRVSPKNSTGIQVQKVPPDVRQSLPNVQDDYELLENSHLTPKQQDQTSKEYKQTVL